ATGTTGTGACTGGCGTACGCACACTTGTAAGCGGAATTGATTGTGTAGTAGAAGGTAACGCTGCTGTTGTCCTTAAAGACGTGATGATACTTGATACATGACTTGTTGTTGTTCTCGTTATAGTTGGTAAAGTACCAGTCATCACGGAAGTAAACCTTGGATTTTGACTTGAAGAGGGAGGTTTTGATGTTGAAGTGACGGTTGAACTTTGTGTTGGTAAAAAGGATGAAGATGGAACGAATGAACTAGTCGAAGGCGATTTTTGAATACTAGACGTTGATGACGTAGATGTTAAATCAGACGAAATTTCCGGCGATGTGAAATAGCTGGAGGTACTTATTGGTAAGACTGACGATGAACTTGGAGGGAACGTAGATATTGCTTTGGTTGATACATCCGCTTGTGTAACACAGACTAAGTTGCTGTGATAATCACAGTATTTTCTGTTTGAGTTATAAATTAGGTTTATCGGACAGTTGATGTGGAAAGCTACTCCTTCACAATTGTAAAACTTCGAACAGTTAGCTGAATCAGCATATATTCCACTGATTTTGTCTGTGCATGGTAAACCTGTAATATGATTTAAAGTTACGGTTAGTcctttttaacttaaaaagTTGTTGatgaaatcatttgaaaaagtaaaGGAAGAAGTAGggtgaaaacaaatacaaattgatACTTCAAAACAGAAGAGCATTAGTTAATGACCACATAGTTGGCTTAGAAGAATCGACATAcgagatatttgattttaataattgGCGGGGAAGACCTAACTGGGACTTTTATCTCCTATTTAATAGCATTTGCATTATTTTGGTTTCAAATTACAAGAAACGAAATCAAAATATCTAGAATCCACTTGCTTTATTCTTatgactttttataatttattgaagtcttctatgaaaagaaaagtagatGGGGCAAATATGTACCTATATATAGGAAAAGAATTCGAACTAGATTAAAAATGCAAACTGTTTCAATCCGGTTTCTATACAAAGTTGTTATCAGACAAGTTACATATGGTACCTTTAAATGTTATACCTAATCAAATTCATCTTACCGGAAAATGTTTCTTTGGTACGTTGCCATCAAGGTTGCCTTAATAATATGTTGATGTGTATTAGTAATGTGCAGTTGACTATATATATTCGTATACTTTAAACATCGTCGTAGgacaattataattttgaaattaaaaatatatatttgggAAACGAGTATCTGTGATGATAAACAAGCTCTTATCGGTTTTCAGTTTAAAGATGAACTTAATAAAAAGCTACGAATATTAGTTCTTTATTTGTCTATATTTCGTATTACACAAATACGTTGATGTGTTAATCACAATTTGTTCTACATATGTATTTGAGTTATAAAGTAAGTTTATTCAAGAACCAGTTTGAATCTATCAGAAAATAAACTGGAGTTGATATTATCAAATGCTTGTCTTTTTTATCAGGAATATATGAGTTGAGTTTGAAGGATTGATATTTCAACACACAGTTTGTATTCCAATGGAAACAAATTGTTTACGCCTACCGGTCGATTTTTATCTGTAatcgtatgaagcagaatttatttagaaccttctaaaagacaatCGAAAAAGCACTTTGCGAAAATCCAAATATATATTGGGTAAAATATTGCCTGTGCTTGTAGAAAGCTCTTTTGGGTTTTCGTTTTTAAGATTacaataattaaaagttaagaatataagttttttatttttctatatttcgaATAACACAAAATACATTGATGAGATAATCacaatatattatgtttaagtTATAAAGTAAGTTTACTTTCCTGAATTCTCAAATCCAATAATCGTATATGTTTCTTTAGACTCTTTTGCATATATGCATTGGATATTGATACTAATTTGCTTTTTTAGAATAATGGTGtagaaaaatcattttcattattttataatttcacgCTATGTGTATCTCTTAATTGTTATCccctttgtttatttaattgtaCGATGTACCTGAACTAGTCCTTTCTTGTGTTGTCAAATTATATATTCCCTGTGTGGATTCACTTGACACATCTTGTGTCGTTGGGTCTGATGGTGTCGGCACTGCAGAAGACATTCCAGTTGGAAGTGAAGGAGTTGTAAGTGTGCCACCATTCTCAGCGATAACCAGTCCATCCttaattgtatttaaaagagGGTATTTACGATTACTTCTAGAACATGTCTGATTGACATCATCAAGATGTAGAGCCCATACCATGGCACCACCATATCCTTCGGATACCAACCATTCaatctgtaaaaaataatagaGATATTACAGAGAAATACGTTACAATGGTTTGTCACACTACAAACCAGTAAaagtctgaaatggcctatatctgTACTCGAATGTACTGACTCTTACTCGACTcgtctaatataaaaaaaaaagaagatgttgtatgattgccaatgagacaactatccacaaaagactaaaatgacacaaacattaacaactaaaggtaatcgtatggccttcaacaatgagcaaagcccataccgcatagtcagccacAAAAGGCCcggataagacaatgtaaaacaattcaaacgggaaaactaacggccttatttatgtaaaaaaaaaatgaacgaaaacaaatatataacacataaacaaacgacaaccactgaataacaggctcctgaatttGTCTTAAATTTACTTGATAACACTCGACTCGACGTAGTCTGAACCATACCTTATAGTCTGAACTAGTACTTAACCATTTTAAACGCGTCTGAACCATGCTTGACCTAGTCTGGACCAAGCTCGACCTAGTCTTGACCATACCCGTCTAAGTCTTAACCAACCTAGacatttttgttgttatctATACATTGTATTCGATCAATTTAGGAACTAGTAATTTGAACAAagatttcaaattataaatgtattcaTTATAGCATTTAAACCAAAATTTCacaataaacataatattgttCAACACCATAGTCATCAACAGtcacacatatattttaaataaaatgaaacaagcTGATCTATTATGTGAAAATTGATTGTGACTAAAATTtcaatgttattaaaatattatgaatcTTTCAGCTATAGTTTATGGTTACTTGacaattttaatcatttgaacTGAAGCCTAGTATAAATTTATGGTGTCAGTAGAGTAGAGTAAATAATGCAGTGATTTTCttgtttcttaaataaaatacatatacatgtaaaatagtATATAAAGCTACTTATTCAATTTAGAAATTGACACCTTTGTTTTGTAAAACCATGACttcatattataattataattaaagtcataagaaacctcaaattaaaaaaaaatatatgcatatgttttttataactaaatgaatagttttcattatataacttatgtacatatacttttttctgaggaaaatccacatttagaagaagttacttatttttaattacttgcttccaggaagcaattcgccgacatattttccgtatgcatagtgacccgagcgtaaccctcctcgtaaaaatccggtgaccacaatacgcatggatctgtcattgaaataaacaaatatctgattatacatgttaaacacgtgctcaatacccatgattttttgtgatttattaacTATAATGTGtcaatcggtaaaactcggcttcaaaacacggcatttaatgagcagccatgtttgttaaatcataacaaaccgagagaaaaaaaatgacgattatatgatatatttgcgaaaataatgataaaatcgtgcacagaggactaagtttataatgtatacatgcattggttcaagaattggacaaacattatttttcaccactcactcgtttcatatgacttgaaTAACCTTTAAAAATAGGAAATGTGCTCCAAAGTTgcagtaattaaaaaaaaacagcatttatttcatttaaatttgaatattttttggtCAAAATTAAAGGCATGgcaaacaagaaacacttaatAAGGTTTGTTTACATTAGTTCTTGTGTGTTTTACGTGTAAAATGAAAATCCTATTTTTCTTTAACTCGTGTATTAATTATCTACTGAATCAAAAGACCTTGCAGCTTGTGTTGTTCATGACGTTGCAATTTCGGAGGAATGTTATTTAGAATTTGATACTCGCTGACAAGGTGTGATCTTTTTAATGAGTTTGCCCAAAGCATGAGGTATTCACACTAAtcaaaaagacaattttattaatttcattacgttgtcggtgccatatagttttacttttgtccgaaattccgtcattccgaaattccgtcattccgcaacaaacTATTATACGGAGTTTTTTCTAAACACCTTAacatattgggctgatttttggttttTGACTTAACCATGATgggttacagatcaagtttaagtttcgttctGCTCTGCTAATGTTTGCTGGAAgtacgggctttggactttgataaactGTTACAAATCACAGTTATCCGgaggtttttttctaaacgcatGATGAGTTaaagatcaagtttaagttttgttccttgtaaatgaaaaattaagggGGTAAAAAACAGGCCGTATCGTACCTTTCACCagttaaatttagaaaaagaagAGGTTAGTTGGTTAAATATGGTTTAGACAGGTAGAGTATTGGTCAAATATTTGGTTGGGTATGGTTTAGACTGAAACATATACGTGGAGGATATTAGCAGGCAAAAtcgagggaattgtgcaaatgatgatacaagcatgaaaattaccacaaagcatcattattatatacttttaaagaaacaactgcTGGCCACCGCCGTTTTCTAAAATGGCtgttttttcagtttaaaatactgtttttttttctaaacttttcGTTTACCTTCTTTTAGTGAAAAACAGCTGTCAGGGTTGGTAGCTACCTTCTTTACATGTGAAAAATTCACTAGACATGAGTATTTGACACATACAGGGTTTGCACATGCgcgaaaatgtaacaaaattcattaaaaaatatttacaataaaataagtgatttgggattttcaatgatattatgatttggtttgataacatttttcaaggttATAACACATATGATTCAACAAttttgcgcatgcgcaaactATTTATAGACATAATGAGTGATTTGTATGTGTCCTCACTATAACCATTATTGCAACACCTAGAACGGCATATTcttgtatgtatgttcaaatgttCCTAGGACTAGACACGTGCATCAGATAACTCTATGTGTTTTAGCTTGAGAGGTATATATCGGCTTTAGAAAGCTAAACACCGACATTATAATCTTGTCCTGACTCTGTGACGTTCAATGATTTGATAGACTGGCGTATGAAAATATAGTCATTTCTACCACAGTTCAATTCCTGgcgttcaattataaaataagaacttCTTGTGAATTTGGTAGTATGCTTATGTCATGAGTCAGATTTTGTACAAACAGTCCATATAAAGCATGATACTTACTGTATTCCTTTAGGTCTTGATCGTGTAACATATTCTCGATCGCGACCGACCTTCTCCGAGATATGGCTTCCTTTCTCTTAAGTCACCCACAGGTGgcaattgattttgattttgaaaatgataattttactgtacgtaagaccagaaaatattttacatataacacatttgatcagacaaaaacagaataatgcAATTGTTAAGGGCGATGTGTTGTCATAGGTTTAACCGAAGACCTCATTAAGACGTATTGATGGTAGCTAGACCAGAAGTCAGTACACTATCAGATAAATTTGCAAGATCTAGTGGTTTGAGGCATTCTATAATAGATGAACACACAAgggtttctttaaaaagatcaaaggcaAATAATTTGAAGATCGTTTGAAGCAAATACAAAACGAAGGAGAACCGGTTTCTTAAAACCAGATTAAAAAGAACAACTCCTATTATGTCGGTAAAATAGAACtgtaaacttttttgtaaaaaacaaagctATAGCTCTTAGATATCTTTTCTAGACTTATATTTTATGTCGCAGTGGACAAATTaatttggaatatttcttaATCCATAAAGACAAAGTGCTCCTCCGTTTTTGTCTTCGGATGTCATTTTAAACAGTGGTATTAAATCGGTGCAAATgaataaacttgaaacattttgtaatttgcaGATACAAATTCTGACGCATTTATCGTTGAGCAGCAATGGTTAATTCCAGTTCCACCTTGTAGAGAATCAATATTGGATGATTTTGCAATTGTGTTATACGGCCTTAAATAAAATCGTGCATCGATAAGTATTCAAGAGTAGATACTGTGTAAGATTTACTAAATGAATCATTGAAAGGCTAGATGTAAAAGACAAAAGATGGGTTTTGGAGTAATTTTCTCTATAAAGATGACAACGAAACGAAATTGTTCAAGTGTCTTTCCGACAGAAATGCTTCTGTAGAGGATACTTTCCAGCTACGCCTTGTAAGCATAGAGAAGCAGATATACGAATGTTTGTCCATGTTCGGCctgattatgaaaattgtagGACGGTAGTTTAAGGTAGCACCGACACAGATGTAGTAGTATTAAGAATTGCAGCACTTCAAAAATATGGTGGAACAAACTGTGAATAGATTTTGGCAGGAATGAAAACATTTGATGGCTTCCTGTACGTGATATATCAAATGCGTTGGGTCCTCGTGTAGCTACTCTTCCTTTCATTCATACATTCA
This is a stretch of genomic DNA from Mytilus trossulus isolate FHL-02 chromosome 6, PNRI_Mtr1.1.1.hap1, whole genome shotgun sequence. It encodes these proteins:
- the LOC134722803 gene encoding uncharacterized protein LOC134722803, with product MQKSLKKHIRLLDLRIQERLTVTLNHITGLPCTDKISGIYADSANCSKFYNCEGVAFHINCPINLIYNSNRKYCDYHSNLVCVTQADVSTKAISTFPPSSSSVLPISTSSYFTSPEISSDLTSTSSTSSIQKSPSTSSFVPSSSFLPTQSSTVTSTSKPPSSSQNPRFTSVMTGTLPTITRTTTSHVSSIITSLRTTAALPSTTQSIPLTSVRTPVTTSITSTLTTPTSTSSTESPSIVPPQTTIHTSAQPLVTPEPVPLDFCVGKAVGHYPHPEDCSKYITCIGIKKYIRNCPAEY